A genomic segment from Flavobacterium sp. 9R encodes:
- the deoC gene encoding deoxyribose-phosphate aldolase, with translation MDVRAYLDSTYLKTNQQANLSEAENVLVAKSFIEEAIREHFKLIMIRPDRVALAKKMIQEAHSTVLIGTVIDFPKGQSDLATKLAEVEQAIADGADDLDFVCNYEAFKNGEIALVKEEILKGTQLGLAHKKVVKWIIEVAALNNGQIMQLSALIKNVVIQNFKEEQYASVFVKSSTGFYVTPNNEPNGATVDTIKIMLENASPLPVKAAGGVRNYADALEMIQLGVQRIGTSGAKAIIDGATTQNEY, from the coding sequence ATGGATGTTAGAGCCTACTTAGATTCGACCTATTTAAAAACTAATCAACAAGCTAATTTATCTGAAGCAGAAAACGTATTGGTTGCAAAATCCTTTATTGAAGAGGCTATTCGAGAGCATTTTAAACTAATTATGATTCGCCCAGATCGAGTGGCTTTGGCAAAAAAAATGATTCAGGAAGCTCATTCTACTGTATTGATAGGAACAGTTATTGATTTTCCCAAAGGACAATCTGATTTGGCAACCAAACTAGCCGAAGTAGAACAAGCAATTGCAGACGGAGCGGATGATTTGGATTTTGTTTGCAATTATGAGGCTTTTAAAAATGGTGAAATTGCTTTAGTCAAAGAGGAAATTTTAAAAGGGACACAATTGGGATTGGCCCATAAAAAAGTAGTCAAATGGATTATTGAGGTTGCAGCTTTGAATAATGGTCAAATAATGCAACTTTCTGCTTTAATCAAAAATGTAGTCATACAAAATTTTAAAGAGGAACAATACGCCTCTGTTTTTGTAAAATCTTCTACTGGATTTTATGTAACGCCCAATAATGAACCTAATGGAGCGACAGTTGATACTATAAAAATTATGCTCGAAAATGCATCTCCTTTGCCAGTAAAAGCAGCTGGAGGTGTTAGAAATTATGCAGATGCTTTAGAAATGATTCAATTGGGTGTTCAGCGAATTGGCACCTCTGGAGCTAAAGCAATTATTGATGGTGCTACAACTCAAAATGAATATTAA
- the gcvH gene encoding glycine cleavage system protein GcvH has protein sequence MSVPSNLKYTKDHEWVSIEGDIATVGITHFAQKELGDIVYVEVETLDQTLDKDEVFGTVEAVKTVSDLFLPLSGEIIAFNDDLESAPETVNSDPYGAGWMIKVKIANPAEIEELLSDASYKELIGA, from the coding sequence ATGAGCGTACCATCAAATTTAAAGTACACAAAAGATCACGAGTGGGTTAGTATCGAGGGAGATATTGCAACAGTAGGAATTACTCATTTTGCTCAAAAAGAGTTGGGAGATATTGTATACGTAGAAGTTGAAACTTTAGACCAAACTTTGGATAAGGATGAAGTTTTTGGAACAGTTGAAGCAGTTAAAACTGTTTCTGATTTATTTTTACCACTTTCTGGTGAAATCATTGCATTCAATGATGATTTAGAAAGCGCTCCAGAGACAGTAAATTCTGATCCTTATGGTGCTGGTTGGATGATTAAAGTGAAAATTGCTAATCCAGCTGAAATTGAAGAATTGCTTTCAGATGCTTCTTATAAGGAACTAATTGGTGCATAA
- a CDS encoding VanZ family protein produces MKSSDVPSINIVGIDKIVHILLHLFFTFFWGITLVKNGRLSSFSKVVYVSFFLSFLFGLLIEFVQGYFTTSRSADVTDILANVFGALFAIALLYRFKEKIEI; encoded by the coding sequence ATGAAGTCGTCTGATGTTCCTTCCATCAACATTGTGGGAATTGATAAAATAGTGCACATTCTTTTACATCTATTTTTTACTTTTTTCTGGGGAATCACTTTAGTTAAAAATGGAAGATTGAGTAGTTTTTCAAAAGTAGTGTATGTATCTTTTTTTCTTTCCTTTTTATTCGGATTGCTAATAGAGTTCGTACAGGGCTATTTTACAACTTCCAGAAGTGCAGATGTTACTGATATTTTAGCGAATGTATTTGGAGCTCTTTTTGCCATCGCCCTTTTGTATCGATTTAAAGAAAAAATAGAAATCTAA
- the sprA gene encoding cell surface protein SprA, which produces MRKICIFLLVVCASFVSYGQVNPTVQDTVKKGYTVGKLQIKDPKSVLSSYTYDPVTDRYVYTSSIDGININFPIILTPAEYEKLVLQESRRNYFKKKADAIDGKKKGAEEAKKDLLPRYYIKSSFFESVFGSNTIDVKPTGSVEMDLGVRYTKQDNPSFSPRNRAVTSFDFDQRISMSLMGKVGTRLSVNANYDTQSTFAFQNLIKLEYTPSEDDIIQKIEVGNVSMPLNSSLIRGVQSLFGVKTQLQFGKTTLTGIFSEQKSQTRSLVAEGGGTVQNYELFALDYDNDRHFFLSQYFRSRYDKALEGYPFIDSRVQITRIEVWVTNKQNRVNATSNNLRNIIAIQDLGEAQLTGLADNEVVVLNPSTGIFNNPANSPSDNTNNDYDPGQIAAGTGLLNPNIREIATSSSGFNTTVAEGRDYSKLENARKLTANEYTFNSKLGFISLQQRLSNDEVLAVAYQYTIGDQVYQVGEFGNDGVDATNVVGGNNNVPQAIITQSLILKMLKSNLTNVKDPIWNLMMKNIYQVPGGYQLKQEDFRMNILYADPSPINYITEVPGTPFPSNPTPENKVAETPLLKVFNLDRLNFNNDPQAGGDGFFDFLPGTTIDAQNGRIMFTTKEPFGELIFSKLKTPNSAENYKDVDTYNPNQKKYVFRSMYRNTQAGALQDIDKNKYLIRGKYKSSSGDGIPIGALNVPQGSVVVTAAGRRLVEGVDYSVNYQLGRVQILDPSLQASNTPIEVSLENNSIFGQQTRRFMGLNVEHKISDKFVIGGTYLKMTERPFTQKSNYGQESVNNTIFGFNGNFATEVPFFTRLVNKLPNIDTDVPSNLSIRGEIAFLKPDTPKADRFNGESTIYVDDFEGSQSTIDLRSPFAWSLSSTPVNDAESQYNFNEGANDLSYGFKRAKLAWYTIDPLFYTQKPTGISNDDISLNTTRRIFSEELYPNTDIAQGQTQVVNTLDLSYYPQDRGPYNNSTTFASSPKDNFGGIMRAINTTNFEQGNVEYIQFWVLDPYVGKGNISPSNSGKLYFNLGEISEDVLKDGRKQYENGLGPDQILVNPRPIWGDVPASQSLIYAFDGNASNRTNQDIGLDGMKNDQEATVYSNFASEPDPAGDDYTYFANTTGGVLDRYKNYNGTDGNSAVNISDANRGSTTFPDVEDINRDNTMNTINAYYEYSIDMRPNMNVGENYITDIRNTQQTLPDGSSTEARWIQFKIPVSQPQNTIGGISDFRSIRFMRMFMTNFESPITLRFGALDLVRGEWRRYTNSLDFNDTNVADDDTTLDVLAVNIQENNERCPINYVTPPGVVREQLYNNNTVINQNEQSLALRVSGKGLEPNDSRAVFKNVSIDMRQFNKLKMFLHAESLPNEIVLRDNQMVGFIRFGNDFTDNFYQIEIPLQVTIPSPDCKVGASAVWPEANEIDLKLDLLTKLKILAMGIDPTTLPQDGVFYKFEDELDNSLSGKTNRLRIGIKGNPNFGLVRTLMVGVKSDELRLPILGEVWFNELRLADMDNKGGMAALLNIDTNMADFATLSLTGRKTTIGFGALEQGPNERSREDIQQYGVVTNLNLGQLLPKKWGINLPFNYGIGEEVITPEYDPFNQDIKLKQLIRETTDKDARDNIESRAIDYTKRTSINFIGVRKERSPEQKPHVYDPENFTFSQSYNEVERHDYEIESYTDQLSNTTVNYAYSFQNKPYEPFKKKTFVNKSEYWKWLQDFNFNFLPTNITFNSSVIRQYNRQQFRQVDVVGIGLDPLYRRNFAFNYQYGFNYNLTKSLKINYTASSNNIVKSYLNENDVPIDSFTIWDSYFDIGDPNQHMQQLIVNYDIPLNKIPVFGFVKANFTYQGDYSWQRASNAFDNVTIGGVDYNLGNTIQNASSKILNASFVMETFYKYIGLSKKTLAAGAAKPKAVAPKPGEKVVNTAVKPLQQRSPFMDGLIGVLTSVKNVQVNYTHNSGTVLPGFTPSVGFLGSSRPSFGFIFGSQDDIRYESAKRGWLTTYQDFNQNYTQVTNKILKATANIDLFPDFKIDLTADRAYSENSSEQYSVISGNYTPLSPYSYGMFSISTVLIKTAFSKSDETGSAAFDDFRANRLTVANRLATQRGIDINNPGNIDADGFPIGYGKNSQAVLLPAFLAAYTGGNANDVSTGIFRSFPIPNWSVKYNGFMRYTFFKNNFKRVSLLHNYRASYTINDYRSNFEYTKNPNGVDVSGNYFSPKVISNVNLVEQFSPLVRLDFELKNSFKVLTEIKKDRALSMSFDNNLLTEVKGVEYIVGLGYRFKDVIFSSRLADNPTGIIKSDINVKADLSYRNNQTIVRYLDYDNNQLAAGQNIWQLRVAADYAFSKNLTAIFYYDHSFSKAVISTTFPLTNIRSGFTIRYNFGN; this is translated from the coding sequence ATGCGTAAAATTTGTATTTTTTTACTTGTTGTATGTGCCAGTTTTGTATCGTATGGTCAAGTAAATCCAACGGTTCAAGATACGGTAAAAAAAGGGTATACGGTAGGGAAGCTTCAAATAAAAGACCCTAAAAGTGTATTGTCATCCTATACTTATGATCCCGTAACTGATCGATATGTGTATACAAGTTCTATTGACGGAATCAACATCAATTTTCCCATAATACTTACCCCTGCAGAATACGAAAAATTAGTACTCCAAGAATCAAGGCGCAATTATTTTAAGAAAAAAGCAGACGCCATTGATGGAAAAAAGAAAGGAGCTGAAGAAGCAAAAAAAGACTTGTTACCACGCTATTATATAAAGTCGAGTTTCTTTGAGTCTGTTTTTGGTAGTAATACAATTGATGTTAAACCAACAGGTTCTGTAGAGATGGATCTAGGAGTGCGGTATACAAAGCAAGACAATCCATCATTTTCTCCAAGAAACAGAGCGGTTACTTCTTTTGATTTTGATCAAAGAATAAGTATGAGTTTGATGGGAAAAGTGGGCACCCGATTAAGCGTTAATGCTAATTATGACACACAATCTACTTTTGCATTTCAAAATTTAATAAAGTTAGAATACACTCCTTCTGAAGATGATATTATTCAAAAAATAGAAGTTGGTAACGTGAGCATGCCACTGAATAGCTCCTTAATTCGAGGTGTTCAAAGTTTGTTTGGGGTAAAAACGCAATTACAATTCGGAAAAACAACACTTACGGGAATTTTTTCTGAGCAAAAGTCACAAACCAGAAGCTTAGTTGCCGAAGGAGGAGGAACGGTTCAGAATTATGAACTTTTTGCTTTAGATTATGATAATGACCGCCACTTTTTCTTGTCTCAATATTTTAGAAGCCGATACGACAAAGCCCTAGAAGGCTATCCTTTTATTGATAGTAGAGTTCAAATTACAAGAATTGAAGTTTGGGTAACCAACAAACAAAATAGAGTAAATGCTACATCAAATAATTTACGAAACATTATTGCGATACAAGATTTAGGAGAAGCACAATTAACGGGATTGGCAGACAATGAAGTAGTGGTGTTGAACCCGTCAACAGGAATTTTTAATAACCCGGCCAACTCTCCTTCTGATAATACTAATAATGATTATGATCCTGGACAAATAGCAGCGGGGACAGGTTTGTTGAATCCAAATATTAGAGAAATTGCGACATCAAGTTCAGGATTTAATACTACAGTTGCTGAAGGAAGAGATTATTCTAAGTTGGAAAATGCAAGAAAACTAACAGCCAATGAATATACTTTTAATTCAAAATTAGGATTCATTTCGTTGCAACAGCGTTTGAGTAATGATGAGGTTCTAGCGGTTGCTTACCAATATACAATTGGAGATCAAGTCTATCAAGTTGGAGAATTTGGTAATGATGGTGTGGATGCAACCAATGTAGTTGGAGGAAACAATAATGTGCCTCAGGCGATTATTACACAAAGTTTGATTTTGAAAATGCTGAAAAGCAACTTGACCAACGTGAAGGATCCAATTTGGAACTTGATGATGAAAAATATCTATCAAGTGCCAGGCGGCTATCAATTGAAGCAAGAAGATTTCCGAATGAATATCTTGTATGCCGACCCTTCGCCAATCAATTATATTACTGAAGTTCCAGGAACTCCTTTTCCCTCAAATCCTACTCCAGAAAATAAAGTTGCAGAGACTCCTTTATTAAAAGTTTTTAATCTGGACAGATTGAATTTCAACAACGATCCACAAGCGGGTGGTGATGGTTTCTTTGATTTTCTTCCGGGGACAACTATCGATGCTCAGAATGGTAGAATTATGTTTACTACGAAAGAACCGTTTGGAGAGCTTATATTTTCAAAATTAAAAACACCAAATTCTGCAGAAAATTATAAAGATGTAGATACGTATAATCCCAATCAAAAGAAGTATGTTTTCAGAAGTATGTATCGTAATACTCAGGCAGGAGCATTACAAGACATCGATAAAAACAAGTACTTGATTAGAGGGAAATACAAATCTTCAAGTGGCGACGGAATTCCAATTGGAGCACTCAATGTTCCGCAAGGCTCTGTGGTGGTTACTGCCGCAGGTAGACGTTTGGTAGAGGGAGTAGATTATAGTGTAAATTATCAATTGGGTAGGGTACAAATTTTAGACCCTTCGCTTCAAGCTTCTAATACGCCTATTGAAGTTTCTTTAGAAAACAATTCCATCTTTGGTCAGCAAACCAGAAGATTTATGGGTTTAAATGTAGAACATAAAATATCAGATAAATTTGTTATTGGCGGGACCTATTTAAAAATGACGGAAAGACCGTTTACGCAAAAATCCAATTATGGTCAAGAATCGGTTAACAATACTATTTTTGGCTTCAATGGAAATTTTGCAACAGAAGTTCCGTTTTTTACACGCTTGGTTAACAAATTACCTAATATTGATACTGATGTACCATCTAATCTTTCAATCAGAGGAGAAATCGCTTTTTTGAAACCCGATACACCAAAAGCGGATCGTTTTAATGGAGAGTCTACAATTTATGTTGATGATTTCGAAGGTTCTCAATCTACTATTGATTTGCGCTCGCCTTTTGCTTGGAGTTTGTCTTCTACACCAGTAAACGATGCCGAAAGTCAATACAATTTTAATGAAGGCGCCAACGATTTGAGTTATGGTTTCAAAAGAGCCAAATTGGCTTGGTATACTATCGATCCATTGTTTTATACACAAAAGCCAACAGGAATTTCAAATGATGATATTTCCTTAAATACCACTCGTCGAATTTTTAGCGAAGAATTGTATCCCAATACAGATATTGCTCAAGGACAAACGCAGGTAGTCAACACGTTAGATTTGAGTTATTATCCACAAGATAGAGGGCCTTATAATAATTCGACCACTTTTGCCTCTTCTCCAAAAGACAATTTCGGAGGAATCATGAGAGCGATCAATACTACTAACTTTGAACAAGGAAATGTTGAGTATATTCAGTTTTGGGTTTTGGATCCGTATGTTGGTAAGGGTAATATTTCGCCATCCAATTCAGGGAAGTTATATTTTAACTTAGGAGAAATTTCAGAAGATGTTCTAAAAGACGGAAGAAAACAATACGAAAATGGTTTGGGGCCAGATCAAATTTTGGTGAATCCAAGGCCTATTTGGGGAGATGTTCCTGCCTCCCAATCCTTGATTTATGCCTTTGATGGAAATGCTTCTAATAGAACCAATCAGGATATTGGATTAGACGGTATGAAGAACGATCAAGAGGCTACCGTATATTCTAATTTTGCGTCAGAGCCCGATCCAGCTGGCGATGATTATACTTATTTTGCAAATACCACTGGAGGTGTTTTGGATCGTTATAAGAACTACAATGGAACAGATGGCAACTCAGCAGTAAATATCTCCGATGCCAATAGAGGGTCTACTACTTTTCCTGACGTTGAAGATATTAATCGCGATAATACAATGAATACTATCAATGCTTATTATGAATACAGTATTGATATGAGACCCAATATGAATGTTGGTGAAAATTACATTACTGATATTCGAAACACGCAGCAAACCTTACCTGATGGTTCGTCTACAGAAGCAAGGTGGATTCAATTTAAAATTCCAGTTTCTCAGCCACAAAACACTATTGGTGGGATATCCGATTTTCGTTCTATCCGATTCATGAGAATGTTTATGACGAATTTTGAATCACCTATTACCCTTCGTTTTGGAGCCTTAGATTTAGTTCGTGGGGAATGGAGAAGGTATACTAATTCTTTGGATTTTAATGATACCAATGTTGCAGATGATGACACAACTTTGGATGTACTTGCTGTCAATATTCAAGAGAATAACGAACGTTGCCCTATAAATTATGTAACCCCTCCCGGAGTAGTAAGAGAACAGCTTTACAATAACAATACGGTTATCAATCAAAATGAACAGTCATTAGCATTACGAGTTTCGGGTAAAGGTTTAGAACCTAATGATTCAAGAGCTGTTTTCAAGAATGTTAGTATTGATATGCGACAGTTCAATAAATTAAAAATGTTCCTGCACGCAGAATCTTTGCCTAATGAAATAGTGTTACGAGACAACCAAATGGTAGGTTTTATTCGTTTTGGAAATGACTTTACAGATAATTTCTATCAAATTGAAATTCCTTTGCAGGTTACAATTCCATCTCCGGATTGTAAGGTAGGTGCTTCTGCCGTTTGGCCTGAAGCCAATGAAATAGATTTGAAGTTAGATTTATTGACCAAATTAAAAATTCTGGCGATGGGTATTGACCCTACGACGCTACCTCAAGATGGTGTTTTTTATAAATTCGAAGACGAGTTAGATAATTCTTTGTCTGGCAAAACCAATAGATTGCGAATAGGAATCAAAGGAAATCCGAATTTTGGTTTGGTTAGAACTTTGATGGTTGGTGTGAAAAGCGATGAATTAAGACTACCAATTCTAGGAGAGGTTTGGTTTAACGAGTTGCGTTTGGCAGATATGGATAACAAAGGAGGAATGGCTGCTTTGCTAAATATTGATACCAATATGGCTGATTTTGCTACACTTTCACTAACAGGAAGAAAAACAACCATTGGTTTTGGCGCTTTAGAGCAAGGACCAAATGAACGCAGTAGGGAAGATATTCAACAGTATGGGGTAGTAACCAATTTGAATTTGGGACAATTATTACCAAAAAAATGGGGGATTAATTTACCGTTCAATTATGGGATTGGTGAAGAAGTAATTACTCCAGAATATGACCCTTTTAATCAAGATATTAAATTAAAGCAATTAATTCGCGAAACTACTGATAAAGATGCTAGAGATAATATCGAAAGTCGCGCGATTGATTATACAAAACGTACAAGCATAAACTTTATTGGAGTAAGAAAAGAAAGAAGTCCTGAGCAAAAACCACATGTGTATGATCCCGAGAATTTTACTTTCTCTCAGTCGTACAACGAGGTGGAACGTCATGATTATGAAATAGAGAGCTATACCGACCAGTTGAGTAATACCACGGTAAATTATGCGTACAGTTTTCAAAACAAACCTTACGAACCATTCAAGAAAAAAACATTTGTAAACAAAAGCGAGTATTGGAAATGGTTGCAAGATTTCAATTTCAATTTTTTACCAACTAATATCACTTTTAATAGTAGTGTGATTAGACAATACAATCGCCAGCAATTCCGTCAAGTAGATGTAGTTGGAATTGGTTTGGATCCTTTGTACAGAAGAAATTTTGCGTTTAATTATCAATATGGTTTTAATTACAACTTGACCAAATCCTTAAAGATAAATTATACAGCTTCTTCAAATAATATTGTCAAAAGTTATCTGAATGAAAATGATGTTCCAATTGATTCATTTACGATTTGGGATAGTTATTTTGATATTGGTGACCCTAATCAGCACATGCAACAACTTATTGTGAATTATGATATTCCGTTGAATAAGATTCCGGTGTTTGGTTTTGTAAAAGCAAATTTCACTTATCAAGGGGATTATAGTTGGCAACGTGCATCGAATGCTTTCGACAACGTAACCATCGGAGGAGTTGATTATAATTTAGGAAATACGATTCAAAACGCTAGCTCAAAAATATTGAACGCTTCCTTTGTAATGGAAACGTTCTACAAATACATTGGGCTTTCTAAAAAAACACTAGCTGCGGGTGCTGCTAAACCAAAAGCTGTAGCTCCAAAACCTGGTGAAAAAGTAGTCAATACAGCCGTTAAGCCTTTACAGCAAAGAAGCCCATTTATGGACGGATTGATTGGGGTATTGACAAGTGTGAAAAATGTTCAAGTCAATTATACTCACAATAGCGGAACTGTATTGCCTGGTTTTACGCCAAGTGTTGGTTTCTTGGGTTCCTCCCGTCCTTCATTTGGTTTCATTTTTGGAAGTCAAGATGATATTCGATACGAATCGGCCAAAAGAGGTTGGTTGACCACTTATCAAGACTTTAATCAAAATTACACGCAAGTAACCAATAAAATACTAAAGGCTACTGCCAATATTGATTTGTTTCCTGATTTCAAAATAGACTTAACTGCTGATCGTGCTTATTCTGAGAATTCATCCGAACAGTATAGCGTTATTTCTGGAAATTATACTCCATTGTCACCGTACAGTTATGGAATGTTTTCTATTTCGACGGTATTGATCAAAACAGCTTTTTCAAAAAGTGATGAGACTGGTTCAGCTGCCTTTGATGACTTTAGAGCTAACCGACTAACAGTTGCTAATAGATTAGCTACTCAAAGAGGTATTGATATTAATAATCCAGGTAATATCGATGCAGATGGATTTCCTATTGGTTACGGAAAAAATAGTCAAGCAGTATTGCTGCCTGCTTTTTTGGCTGCTTATACTGGAGGTAATGCCAATGATGTGTCGACAGGGATTTTTAGAAGTTTCCCTATTCCGAACTGGTCTGTAAAGTACAATGGCTTTATGAGGTATACTTTTTTCAAAAACAATTTCAAAAGGGTTTCGCTCTTACATAATTATCGTGCTTCTTATACTATTAATGATTATCGTTCAAATTTTGAGTACACCAAAAATCCGAATGGAGTAGATGTGAGTGGTAATTATTTTAGTCCAAAAGTGATTTCTAACGTGAACTTGGTAGAACAATTTAGTCCTTTAGTTCGATTGGATTTTGAATTGAAAAACTCTTTCAAAGTATTGACCGAAATCAAAAAAGACCGTGCTCTATCAATGAGTTTTGATAACAATCTATTGACAGAAGTAAAAGGAGTGGAGTATATTGTAGGTTTAGGATATCGTTTTAAAGATGTGATTTTTTCTTCTCGTTTGGCAGATAACCCAACAGGAATCATCAAAAGCGACATCAATGTTAAGGCAGATTTGTCCTATAGAAACAATCAAACAATTGTTCGCTATTTGGATTATGACAACAATCAATTGGCTGCTGGACAAAATATTTGGCAATTGCGCGTGGCTGCTGATTATGCCTTTAGTAAAAATCTAACCGCTATATTCTATTACGATCATTCGTTCTCTAAAGCGGTAATTTCAACAACTTTTCCTCTTACTAATATTCGTTCAGGATTTACTATTCGTTACAATTTCGGAAATTAA
- a CDS encoding gliding motility protein RemB, translated as MSKIFTVLFLFIGLNWCVGQNVNVATFSEVERFPVFTACQNLQPNEIEKCFYDQVQDFVYSNFKVPQNDSFKGNVKVLFEVTIEGKFKVLYVDAVVDSYAAEAKRVIESMPKVSPATYNGKPTYSKYTIAIAIPLKSKEQFQAEALAKAEILNVKNPKLTELDSIVYKKYRNPEYESHLNVPFSHSLYAQFDAKMNQVGSNNHTASKPYTYAEVAKYYNMKEVNEQLKKKASGWWARKLWNENTVEIQGEDYWFTLNPIFDLQLGKASQTENSYTYVNTRALNFRGGLGKQLNFTTTVFESQGRFADYYNQYAESIKPSGGNPAIIPGIGIAKRFKDDAYDFPLAEANITFTPNKFIDLQLGYGRNFIGDGYRSLLESDGASPYPYFKINTNFWKIKYTNTYMWLKDVRPEVTVDRTYATKFMANHYLSWNVSNRLNLGFFESVVWTKDNNRGFDMSFVNPIIFYRAVEFGSSSRSGNALLGLTFKYKWDASINAYGQLLVDEFSLGDVKGGDNSWKNKFGYQFGFKYYNAFKVNNLLLQLEYNHVRPYVYSHSNPITNYAHNNQSLGHQWGGNFRELIAIARYNMGRLFADAKVTVGTRGLDFNTTEDSFNYGGNIYKDYDEKRPFDTGVKVGQGNKTKVFIADIQGGYLVNPATNLKLFTSYIYRSFDPSKNTATTFNQSTNWVTVGVRSDIFNFYFDY; from the coding sequence ATGTCTAAAATTTTTACTGTTCTTTTCTTATTTATTGGGTTAAATTGGTGTGTTGGGCAAAACGTAAATGTTGCAACTTTTAGTGAAGTTGAACGTTTTCCTGTTTTTACAGCTTGTCAAAATCTTCAACCAAATGAAATAGAAAAATGTTTTTACGATCAAGTACAAGATTTTGTGTATTCTAATTTTAAAGTACCTCAAAACGATTCTTTTAAAGGTAATGTAAAAGTGCTGTTTGAGGTTACCATAGAGGGAAAATTCAAAGTTTTGTATGTTGATGCAGTTGTAGATTCATATGCTGCAGAAGCAAAAAGAGTTATCGAAAGTATGCCCAAAGTGAGTCCTGCTACTTATAATGGTAAACCAACTTATTCTAAATATACGATTGCAATTGCCATTCCTTTGAAATCAAAAGAACAGTTCCAAGCGGAAGCACTTGCCAAAGCAGAAATTCTCAATGTTAAAAATCCAAAACTAACGGAATTAGATAGTATTGTTTATAAAAAATACCGTAATCCAGAGTATGAAAGTCATTTAAATGTGCCTTTTTCGCACAGTCTTTATGCGCAGTTTGATGCTAAGATGAATCAAGTAGGAAGTAATAATCATACCGCTTCTAAGCCTTATACTTATGCCGAAGTAGCCAAGTATTATAATATGAAGGAAGTTAATGAGCAGTTAAAAAAGAAAGCTTCTGGTTGGTGGGCGAGAAAATTATGGAATGAAAACACTGTTGAGATTCAAGGCGAAGACTATTGGTTTACCTTAAATCCAATTTTTGATTTGCAATTAGGTAAAGCATCACAAACCGAGAATTCTTATACTTATGTAAATACTCGTGCACTCAATTTTAGAGGAGGATTAGGCAAACAATTGAATTTTACTACCACCGTTTTTGAAAGTCAAGGACGTTTTGCTGATTATTACAATCAATATGCAGAATCCATTAAGCCTTCGGGAGGAAATCCTGCAATAATTCCTGGAATTGGAATTGCTAAAAGATTCAAAGATGATGCTTATGATTTTCCTTTGGCGGAAGCCAATATTACTTTTACGCCAAATAAATTTATTGATTTGCAATTGGGTTACGGAAGAAATTTTATTGGTGATGGTTATCGTTCTTTGTTAGAAAGTGATGGAGCAAGTCCTTATCCTTATTTCAAAATCAATACTAATTTTTGGAAAATTAAATACACCAATACGTATATGTGGCTCAAAGATGTGCGTCCAGAAGTGACCGTAGATCGAACGTATGCTACTAAGTTTATGGCAAATCATTACTTGAGCTGGAATGTTTCGAATCGTTTGAATTTAGGTTTTTTTGAATCGGTAGTTTGGACAAAAGACAATAACCGTGGTTTTGATATGAGTTTTGTGAATCCTATTATTTTTTACCGTGCGGTAGAGTTTGGGTCTTCCTCCAGAAGCGGAAATGCTTTGTTGGGTCTTACATTTAAATACAAATGGGATGCTTCAATTAATGCTTACGGACAATTATTAGTAGATGAATTTTCATTGGGAGATGTAAAAGGAGGTGATAATAGTTGGAAAAATAAATTCGGATACCAATTCGGTTTCAAGTATTACAATGCTTTCAAAGTGAACAATCTTTTATTGCAATTAGAATATAATCATGTGCGTCCTTATGTGTATTCGCATAGCAATCCTATTACGAATTACGCGCACAACAATCAAAGTTTGGGACATCAATGGGGCGGGAATTTTAGAGAGTTAATCGCGATTGCTCGCTATAACATGGGAAGACTTTTTGCGGATGCGAAAGTAACAGTTGGAACGCGAGGTTTAGATTTTAATACTACTGAAGATAGTTTTAACTATGGAGGCAATATTTACAAAGACTATGATGAAAAGCGCCCTTTTGATACAGGGGTGAAAGTGGGACAAGGAAACAAAACCAAAGTATTTATAGCCGACATTCAGGGAGGTTATTTGGTAAATCCGGCAACTAATTTGAAACTCTTCACAAGTTATATTTATAGAAGTTTTGATCCTTCAAAAAACACAGCTACGACTTTTAATCAGAGTACGAATTGGGTAACAGTGGGTGTTCGATCTGATATCTTTAATTTCTATTTTGATTATTAA